The genome window GAGAGCTAAGTGCAACCTGTCAAATTACAAAATCTTGTCTTTTGTCTTACTGAGGGTATATTTTAGCATATGTTGAGACAAATTGAAATGCCCGGCTAGGCctattttataaaaaaaattattgacTCATAAAATTCGATAACAGGGAGTGGTTACTTTTATCTCAAAAACGGGCTTGGAAACTTTTGGCAATTTCCTCCACGGAGGTGTGGTTTGGATTTGATACTCGGGTGTGGTGCAATTTTGTTTGATATAAAAAAGGCCATTAGCCAGCGTCTTCATCTGACAATATTTTCTTTCAGTTCATAAGACTTGAAGAAAAGGCAGTCATGAGCCTCTCTGGAAAAGACAAGTCCGTGGTGAAGTCCATCTGGGACAAAGTGTCCCCGAAGTCCGGTGAGATTGGAGCTGAGGCTCTGGGCAGGTAAgctcttatttatttatttattttttatatctttgttggtttaaaatgtacatactATTGATTGTCATTAATTCTTCGTTATTTCGTCCATGTTTAACAGGATGCTGACTGTATACCCGCAGACCAAGACCTATTTTTCCCACTGGGCTGATCTGAGTCCTGACTCCCCACAGGTGAAAAAGCATGGTGCAACCATCATGGCAGCCATTGGAGAAGCCGTCGGAAAGATTGATGACCTTGTTGGTGCTCTTTCCAACCTCAGCGAGCTGCATGCCTTCAAGCTCAGGGTGGATCCTGCCAACTTCAGGGTAAGCTCAGTGTTGCTCAGCATAATGCAGCGCGTTGTAGACCGGACAAAGTGTACAGCAAGATAAAAATGCAGTATACTATTAGAGGAGCATTACTGTAAGCATTTTATAATTAAAGTTAAGACGTGAATTGATGTCATTAACATTAGTCCTCTTAGGTGGTTTAATTTTCCATATCAAAGGCAATCAAGATACGTGTTTTCCttgttgctgacttgaattttACTTTTCTTGCACAACCGCAGATGCTGGCCCATAACATCATCTTGGTTATGTCCATGTACTTCCCCGGAGACTTCACTCCAGAGGTCCACCTCTCCGTGGACAAGTTCCTGCAGAACCTGGCTTTGGCTCTGGCTGAGAGATACCGCTAAACTGCAGGGATCCAAGAGCATCGACTGCATGCATGTGACATGTAGTCCACAACAATGTCAACATCCCTTTTAACAGCAGGGCTtggtgaataaaacaaataaatatgaattgTCCAgatgtctgtctcttcttcttaGTCTGATCATCCGCCACAACACCTGCCTTTGACATGTCTGGGTGTACATACActtttaaattaataataaatgaataatgataatatacatataaaaaaactCAATATTAGGAAATATATTATGTAGGCCGATGTATGATATTATGTACTATATACAAATATCAATATTATTGCTTTCGAAGTAACAGAGTAGTATGGGAGTTGTAAGACTTgcaatatatataaatatatatgtgtacatatctctgtgtgtgtgtgtgtgtgtgtgcgtgtgtgtgtgtgtgtgtgtgtgtgtgtgtgtgtgttagtgcgaACGTGTGTGCGCTCACCTCCTTacctctcagccaatcacaggcctGCACACTCTGCAGTAGGTGGCTCTGTGCTTGTTCTTCACGCGCTTCTGTGCAGAGATTCGTTAGGAGCTCGTGTCTATGCAGAAAACGAAATCTGTTGGCATGTTGAGAGGCCTTCAAGAACTTAGTCACTTTAGTCACTCGTTAATCGCTGCTGGCAATAGACGTTGTGGTAACATTTAGTATGCTGTCTCTATAATTAATGAACAAACTCACATAAAAAGGCgctttcagctgtttcatttaGTAAGATGATTTGGTTTGTAAAGCAACATAAACATGCCGGTCGGACAGCACACCGCGGTGCCTGGTTGTCGGTGGTGATAGAGCTGTCCGGGACAATCTACTGGTTGACAGGCCGAGTAACACATCCAAAAAGTGAACCACAGCTTCTCAACCCGCCGCTGTCGCTGCGCTGACCGGCCAATCAAACGGCGACATGCAGGCAACGGAGCTGTCCGAGGTACTCGCTCGGGACTGTCTGGGCTAAAATAACCCACCATTCTGATAGCAATAGTCGACTTCAGGCCACATCCCTGAAATACCGTGAATCACTGCAATATCCCGACctaaatgtctgcatgtgtagCACTGCAGGTTGTTTCCCTGTGCAGCTACATGGCTGTGGCACATCCGTCACAGGACCTGCATTTCATAACATTAGAACCTCTGACTTCTGATTCAGAAGTGAACCGGCAGGAAACTTTTGAATATGGGGATGAGGCTCTGTGGCGTTATAAGAATATAGGGCCATAAAAATGGGATATGTTGAACTTGTGAATGATCACAATGATGTTAAATAGTAATTATTAATCATATGTTATGCAAAATGCATTTAGTTACTATTGATTGTGTAAACAGCAGATCTGCAAGCGTACCACTTTCTGATATGTGCATAAGATAAACTGAGCTCCAAAAAAGGCATTTGTCAGTTGTGACTTTGCCAACATGATTTAATTGGCTGATAATGTTTCAGTGTAGCAAAGCAGAACGCATTACATCCTCATCATGGGCAGATTGTTGCATCACGTCCGGACATGCAGTGTTCAGAGCTGCCTGATGTGTGCGAGCGCCCTCTACTGCATTTATTACTACCTTATGTGTACAAAGGTTTGGCTACAGTTAGGTAAACCACATCACCATGTATTAACATTACACTCGCGTTAGAAAAGTGGTTACACTGATGGAGAATATTATCACACAAATTTGCGTTTAATGAGAATTTACACAATTAGAAAGTTTGAGCATTTCTGGCATTTCGAAATCGGACCCCATCCAAAGAATTCATTCTCGCACTGCCAGCTTTAGATAATCGATGGGATTCACAAGTTATTTCTGATCGTGGTAGACAAGTTGCGAATTTTATTCCGGAAAACAACCAGCGACACCCAGTGCCTCAGTTTTACACAATCTGAGCAATGCAGATTTGTCCTTCTCTTATCGTTTCTGCAAATCCGTAGAGCAATACTTGGCCAACCCACAGCCTTACTCACCCAATCGTGCATTTTAGGGAGGAgtgaaacatttcagttaaaaacagtagCATCTGGTACCGAACCACATACTCGAACCCAGAACGAATCTAGAACCTGCAAAATGGTCGAATGGACAGACTCCGAACGCGCAACTATCCAGGACATCTTCTCCAAGATGGACTATGAGGCGGTGGGACCTGCAGCTCTTACCAGGTAAGAgattttttctgttcattcattctCGCCTGAACGCGAATGCGCACAAAAACGTAATTTGGGGGTTAACATGGACATTTTAAGCAATGTATACTATGCATGTTTTTCACGTTTCCTCAGGTGTCTGGTCGTCTACCCCTGGACTCAGAGGTATTTTGGCAATTTTGGAAACCTCTACAACGCCGCTGCTATCAGTTTAAATCCGATGGTTGCAACTCACGGAAAAACCATCCTCCACGGTCTGGACCGGGCTGTGAAGAACATGGACAACATCAAGGAAACCTATGCCGAGCTGAGTGTGCTGCACTCCGAGAAACTGCACGTCGATCCCGACAATTTCAAGGTGAAGTTGTAGAACTAATGCAACTGGTGTTATGCATATATTGATTTATATATCTATTAATTACTATTCCAGAAACGTCCCACCTTTCATGTTAATGTTTTCTGATTCTTgttacagctgctgtctgactgcctgACCATTGTGGTTGCTGCTAAGCTGGGTAAAGATTTCACTGGTGACGTCCAGGGAACCTTTCAGAAGTTCCTGGCAGTTGTGGTGTCCTCCCTGGGCAGGCAGTACCACTAGAGAGCTGCAACAGAAGACCATCTCATTTGTTGAAATGCTTCTTGTATTTACCATGTCTGAAaagcatgaataaataaaacaataggcatagctgcatgtttttttcccctgcctATCTTCATGGTCATATCATGACGATTTAAAGATGTTCACACTGTACATTCACATATGTTCAGTGGTGCAATAAGTATGCAAATACATTCAAAGTTTCAATGCCACAAAGTAAAAGTAAGATtcaagttaaagtcctgcattagaaatttaacttaagtaaaagtacatcaGTATTATCAGCATAAAGCATTCAagtgttaaaagtaaaagtactcatcatgcagaatgaTCACTTTCAAAATGTTATATCATGAAGTGTTATggtgtattattattaaatcataCGATTACAAAATGTCCCTTTCCCAATACAATGGGTTAGAAGAGAggccaaaatgaaaatgttcaagtAAAGCACAAAATCTTGAACACTGTAACCCTCGAGTcgagtaatatatatatatatatagagagagaagCTAATAAAATGTGACGCATTATTATAGAGCAGTTAAAACAGTGATGCATCCACAATAGTAATACTAACTCTATATAAATCTaactctatatatatatatatatatatatatatatatatatatatatatatatatatatatatatatatatatacacacacacacacatatgtatatatatgtgtgtgtatttatatatatatatatatatatatatatatatatatagagagagagagagaagctaaTAAAATGTGACGCATTCTTATAGAGCAGTTAAAACAGTGATGCATCCACAATAGTAATACTAACTCTTTATAATTAGGATACAATTCATATAAGTAATGCTTGTGACTCATCAAATTACCAGGATTTCAGTTTCTTTATGTCACTGCAtttatatgtttgtttattttgtaaatgtttgcatCTGACGACCTGTTTTAGTTAAAATAGCTTCATGTTTCTCTGAGAACAGGAGCTTTATGGAAATCCTTTTAAGGTATACCTGCACGATAGAAATTCACTCCATCACGTTGGGGAACATGATGGCCAGGACCACAAGGATGTTGTGAGCGATAATCTGTTAGCGAGAATCTGAAAGCAGGATAGTGACATTTAATCCAACAAGAATGGTTAATTAAGATGTacataataatctaataatatatCATTCTAATCGATTAGAAGCAGCTCAGCTGATATACAACACGACTAGTGTGGTTGAAGTTGTAGTTTCTTTACTTCTTTTTACTTAAGTTAATTGGACGGTTATATTGATTGCCTGGCTGTCCACGCGTTCAGTGGAGTGTTCCCCTCATGGCTAAAACTTTGTTCGGCTGCTGAGAACCACTGGGGCGTGATGATTGTTCCACAGATCCTAATAGATTAATTTTGCAATGCTGTCATCTATTCCCCCTGTTTATTCTCtctttatacattttaaatgagcaTTTGAGGGAGCCTGAGAATAAAGAATTAGATTGTTAACGACATTGTTGTGCATATGACAAACAAAGAGCTTGAAACTTGTCAGTAACTAGACTGTAGATAGAAATTCACTCCATCACACGAACAGTTTCATTGCAATCGATCTTTTATTCGTAATCGGACTGACAGAGTATCCAAGCCCATGCAGCTGTCCGCCATCTGCTCCTCGTTGCAGTTTATCGGTATTTCTCAGCCAGGGCACGAGCCAGGGCAGCCAGGAACTTGTCCATGGCCACATGGGCCTCAGGGGTGAAGTCGTTGGGGAACATGATGGCCAGGACCACAAGGATGTTGTGAGCGAGAATCTGTCAAAGCAGGATAGTGACATTTAATCCAACAAGAATGGTTAATCAAGATGTACATAATAATCTAATAGTATATAATTCTAATCGAACTAACATCCACTGTGGATCActcattttcatcttcaccCCTCTGCTCCCACAGACATGACTGCACAGCACTTTGATGAGGATTACCATAAACTACTGGATCTCAATTTAACCTGTTGGCGCGACCTTTAGCCTAATTTAAACAGCCCTAAATGAAAGCTGAGttaccctcacacacacagtgttttatttcagcaagTAGCCCCAGTTTCTGAAACGTTTTAATCATCATCCCCGAGGTCTACCTTGAAGTTAGCAGGGTCCACACGCAGAGTGAAAGCGTGCAGCTCGCTGAGGTTCAGAAGACCCGCACTCAGATCGTCGATTTTGGTCACAGCATCTGCAACTCCAGTCATCACGGTCTGTCCGTGCTTCTTCACCGGGGCAGAGCCGGGGCTCAGGTCCTTCCAGTGGGAGAAGTAAGTCTTGGTCTGCGGGTACACCACCAGCATCCTGCGTAATAAATATAAGCACGTGAAAAAGCGAGCGAGTAACAAgcgaaaaacaaacaaaaaaagatcaGGAATTTCAGGAGCAGGTTAGATGGGGTCTTATTTACCTGGACAGAGCATCAGAGCCGATGTCGTCGGCCTTGTTAGACACTTTAGCCCAGAGGGCCTTGACTGCGGACTTGTCCTTGGGGGTGAGACTCATCTTGCCTGTTGATTGTTTGGTTGAAGTTGAAATGCCAGGATCAGCTCAAACTGTGGGGGCTTTTATACATAAAACAGGGCATGGGCACACCCGCGCCACCTCCAAGATAGGAGGCTGCGTGGTATTTGGACAGGTTCCAAATGACATGTTGCAGCTTGCAtgagataaagacagaaaaaaaaaccctcataaGGATTAGTTTGAAGTGCACGACGAAACCATATGCAGTCTAATTTTCAAAGTGCCTTCACTTCCGAAAACTTATTTGAATTCAATTGAAAAGTCAAAAGCACAAACTTCCAGTGTCAGCCAGCTGAAATGACGAATTTAAACTAGAGTAAGACCAGTTACAAATCCAATTCACTGATCATGAGTAATATGGGCTCCTGTGTTTCAGCTTATTATCGATTTCAGATTTGTGACAAACtggaaataattaaattaaagttaaCATATACTTCACGTTATATTAAATAAATccaaaggttgtttttttttatataactgtTAATCTTCAGTAATGACAGACTTTCTGCTTTTCCCCAAAGTAAAGCTTTTAATAGTGTCATTGTTTAAAGCACACTACAATACATTAAAAGTGAATTAACATACCGTAAATAAAAAGGCTGTGGGCTAATTCAGAAAACGGACATGGCACAACATAAGGAGTATGAAG of Chelmon rostratus isolate fCheRos1 chromosome 17, fCheRos1.pri, whole genome shotgun sequence contains these proteins:
- the LOC121621229 gene encoding hemoglobin subunit beta-2-like; the encoded protein is MVEWTDSERATIQDIFSKMDYEAVGPAALTRCLVVYPWTQRYFGNFGNLYNAAAISLNPMVATHGKTILHGLDRAVKNMDNIKETYAELSVLHSEKLHVDPDNFKLLSDCLTIVVAAKLGKDFTGDVQGTFQKFLAVVVSSLGRQYH
- the LOC121621228 gene encoding hemoglobin embryonic subunit alpha; amino-acid sequence: MSLTPKDKSAVKALWAKVSNKADDIGSDALSRMLVVYPQTKTYFSHWKDLSPGSAPVKKHGQTVMTGVADAVTKIDDLSAGLLNLSELHAFTLRVDPANFKILAHNILVVLAIMFPNDFTPEAHVAMDKFLAALARALAEKYR
- the LOC121621227 gene encoding hemoglobin subunit alpha-A, which codes for MSLSGKDKSVVKSIWDKVSPKSGEIGAEALGRMLTVYPQTKTYFSHWADLSPDSPQVKKHGATIMAAIGEAVGKIDDLVGALSNLSELHAFKLRVDPANFRMLAHNIILVMSMYFPGDFTPEVHLSVDKFLQNLALALAERYR